The Rhodamnia argentea isolate NSW1041297 chromosome 7, ASM2092103v1, whole genome shotgun sequence genome contains the following window.
atgggatcaaggatttctggttggatgagaaagagtctctggatttcaacaaactcctggaacttcttttggaattttaaccccttagggtttatcttgagttgtgggagcttagaaagaatatcccaaccaatgatgagatctttgtcatgagatggacatccgaggatttgggtggtgatttcacaaccggggagaatatgaatggtgagaggtttactacgcagtttggtagtaaaagtttctcccgaGGTTGCCTGGAAGTATCTGGTATATGGTGTCCAGTATTCTTCTGGAAGGATTTTGGTATCTAGTAGGGATGCAATTGCGCCGGTATCAATGAGggcaatgacttggatggatttggtGTTGTCCGGAAGGTGGAGCTGGATTGGAAAATGTGGGGGATGGAATGTTGAGGAGTGGATTACGAAAGAATCggcaagaggaaagaaggagagaatatctccCGAGGCTGAGTCCGAATCAGAAGAGTAAGTTTCAATGGCACACAAGGTGTCCGGAgacggctcttcttcaatggagaagatggattcaacgtcttcatcaccgGGAGAGATCCCAttgttttgagagatcttcTGAATCATGTAATcgccctttttttttgcttgggggcatttttttgcaaaatgaccTTTCTTGTTGCAAATATAACATCTGTCCGACTTGGGTTTTTTGCGGTGCTTTGCGAAACGACCGCGTGATTTCTTTCtgaggaatttccacttgcttctgcgaggcttcgcaaatgaaaacttcttgaaatgaactttcttcttgtgacccgaGCAAGACGGATCATTACGATCTACGGtgcacttgatcttccattcGGCCTTTCACGAGTTCTTGTCATACTTGCGGTTTTCTTTTAAGAACGGGTCGAACTGTCTTTTTCTTCcgcatttttcttcattttggtgTGAAGAAGCCATAGGTGTGTTATTTAAGTGTATAACCTATAATCTTGttctgataatttttctttttatctagaGCTCACTTTGTGTTGAAATTTTCTGGGATTTGTCTTGATTTAAAGTTTTTCTCTTTAAactgaaatgtttttcttttgtatttcgaTTGATGGAGCGAATGCGATGTTATTTTGacccccctccaaaaaaaaaaaagcaatggaTGAGAACTAACTGTGAAATGTCCTAAAAAAAGCAAAGTTGCAAACCGATTGGGAGAAGAAGCTTTAATTGCTGGCTTTCTAGTGTCGAGCACTCGGTCAAAAACAGAGCATGATAAGCAATTTTGCCTCTTCGTACTGCCTTCGACTAATGCCCTTTTGATTTCGCTTAAAATGGTATGTTTCTCGAAAGTATTTCCTAGGAAgtcatgacaatatttttcgatgttcatttgaaacctaaaaatgaattggaattttttttttgccgtttaGTATagaaaatcgaatttgattttctcCCGTGcacttcttttaattattttttatttttatttttctttgttgtctttctttttttcttttcttttctttttctctttcctcctttctccgTCGCGATCTAGTGGCAATGACCCCTGGGAtttggcgagctcgagctcggcaGGCCGTGTCTGTTGCCGATCACAGGCTGCCGGCCATCCTTGAGGATTGGCGACCggcgaagagaaaaaaaaggaaaaaaattacgaaaaaatttGAAGCGGGCAaatagaagagaagagagagattggtTTCGAAAATGATtccctcttttcaaaaagagaaaatgatttttcttacttttgacaatttatttccatccaaggaaaatgatttttttttttagataaagtGATGagaatgaaatgatttttttaaaagagattaAAATAGCAGAAAACATTTTTGATGACATATAAACatacaaaggaaaaataatcatttttcttaaaaataatttctcgaaaCGTATTTTCTTTTAACTTGAAATTTTCCCCTAAACAAATGCACCCTGAAATCTTAAAAGAAGCGAATCACCTCGTCAAGCAATGCGTGCTTCAAGCCAATTGTCCAGGTTGCTTTCTCCAATTAGCACATGCTTTCTCATGTGCGCTGCGCCAACATCTAGGAGGCATGATATTGAATACCAAATCACTTTACAACGCGACACGACACGTCTCAACCGAACTGATTTTCCGATCGTAAAGTCGAAAATTCAGTCGAAAAAAGCACGCCTACTTTTCGCACATCGAGAATGTGAAAAACAATCCGTAAATACTTTTTACTAATCGGTATTTCTCGGATATTATTCTAACTAACTTTACATTTGAATGTTTATCtctattttaatttgatttgtttctCCAACATTGTGATATCGTATTTGAAAACCACGAATCGGAATCGGTGGATGGTTTCACGGAATTTGCACACTCGATCGATCAATGCGACGGCTCATAGGTTCCATCACTTGAATCGATGGACGCGGTACGATCACAACCGTTAGATCGTGTGGAACTCGGCGCGTTGTGGGGCGCACGTGATCTAAACTGCTGGTTGAGGTTAGAGGGGCGGGGTTGGCATGTCGAACCCGGTCGGAAACGTTGAACCGGTGAGGATCCACCGACTCCGGAATGACCGCGTTGTGCCGCCCGCGGAAGATGAAAGGAGATGAGATCGGAATGACTACGATATTCGCTGCAGATTTCGAATTCTGCGCTTCGAGGCTTGCGGCTGCGGTCGCGATCGGGATCGCGATCGCATGATGCGTGTTTGATCGTCTCGTCATTGGATCGGAGAAGAAAAGAACGTGGTGCGGGCTGCAACGGCAATGGCGACGAATCCTTCTCTTCTGCCCGAGATCGGACCCGATGGCCTCGCCAGGGAAGCTCCCGTCATCGCCTACACCGAAAAggttctctcctctctctcgcgcgcgcgcgcTCAATCTCACCGCCTGTTTTcgcttctccctcttcgatatttGGACCGGCAATGGACGCTGATGCGATtgttccttctccttctccgtcCTCTTGACAGATAATCGCGGAAGAGCAGCTTCAATTGAAGAAGTaaccctctctctgtctctctctaatACTCTTAGTGGATTTGTGGTTGCTTCCGCCTTTCCTTTCGTGCATTGCCGATTCGTATCAGTGATCCCACCCGCTCTTAGGTCATGCATCATTGGCTGGGTTTTTTGGTCATTTGAATCTGGATGATAATGGTGCCATCAATGAAGTAATTGGCGCTCTCAGTAAATGTCCGGTTGAACGCCCGATCCTCGTAAACTAATGCTCTTGAAATCTGACACTACTCGCTCGAGCTGACGTCGATTTGGCTTCTCTTCAGTGTTATGACAGTCGCATCCCAGATCTCATGCTCGTTTGACCTTTTTGTGCTTTAGATACATAGAAGAAAACTACTCTAAGATTCGCGATGTCGAGCGGGAACTGGGGAATCTGTCAATGGAAATGAAGCTCACCGCTGGACCCAAAAAAGCAGGTGAGTGGTTATCATATACACTGGGGCGATCATTTTGCCTTCATGTGTTTCTGTTTTTGTCTTTGCCACCTCTCTGTTTACACTGATGCGTACAGTCGCCTGTTTTTTGTGCATACGTTAAGCGCTTGAACTTCtgagaaagaaaattgaagCGTCCACAGAGAAAATTCGACTTGCGaagctgaaggaagaagaagcacgcaAGGTTCGTTGCTTTTTAGCTATTATCTCTGATAATGCTTTTGCCACTTCCTGGGCCTTCCTTCGTGATGCTTCTGGGCATCTTTAGTCTCGAAATGCGAATGGAAGAATTGCTTCTAGCATCTCCTAGCCTCGTCGTCCTACAATGTATACTTTTCCCCTACTATGCCCGAAAGATATTCTCAATTCTAAATATGCCACGAATGAATTGGCCCCTATCGTAAGTATCCTTTGGCATTTACAGTATCTACCCCAGTGATAAAAGGCTTATTTTGGCTGGCATGACCATTATAAATGAGGAAGTGAAGAGACAACCATGAAGGATGTCCTGTCTAATGTCACTCTCTTCTCACTTGGGGTGAGAGAATTTTCAATTGTCTTGTCCAATTTCCGCAACTTGTACATGATAGCTGCATAACGCATATATCAGGTATGGGAAGCGGCATCCAAGGCTCTGAAGGACGAGGAAGCAATGAAGCAGAAGCTATGTGATGACTTATCCAATCTGGTACCTATCTCTACTGATCGGTTGCATGTAATGCCATGTTGCATGCAGTTGTCTCAGACACTGTTGTACTTGATAGGTCCAAGAAAGCAGCACCTCTCAGTTTAATAGACTGGAGGAACTGAAGAGACGACTTGAAGCTCTGAACCCAAGCAGGACGTCAGTATCTAGTCCTCAGGTACGCATCTGTCTTTGTCCTTGAGCTTCATGTTTCATCTGATAGATAGAAGCAGAATGTCTCTTAATCTTTACTGTTAGTAAATGTTACGGCTATTTGGATGGATTGCATACTTAGATCAAAAGATAATGCCAGGATGATAGCATACACTAGCAATCATTCATCTCCTATATTGTGAATAGGGAGCTCTTCCTCCTTCCAGCGCTTTCATGCTGTAGATATCTTATCTATGAATGTCATGGTATGAGCAGGCATGATCTGTCCGAAGCTGGTATTCCACATTAATGCTCTGACCTCAGGGATTGTTGCATATGCTTGGTTTTGCGCACTATTTTTGGATGCAAAATAAGGAGGTTGAGTCCCCAAGAATCCGAAGGGAGAGAGCCTGACTTAGCATTAAAGCGTTCTTGTGGCAGTACTCTATCATACATTTGTTGTGATTCAGTCGAACCAGAGACACATCTAGGATTCAACTGGATACATAATTCCTATGGAATTCCTTCGGTATTTATCCATAGATATAGGCACTTGCATAATATCAATGCATAGCATGTAATTAAAGGCTTTGTTTCCGGAGGTATGGGACGGGAAACGTGTGCAGGCTGCTGCTCCGGCTCCCTCAGTTCCTCACGCATCAGGAGCAGGTCAAGCAGTTGACAACTCAACCCACCGAGAAAATAACGGGAACGGGCCGAGCCAACAGCCGTCTGCTGATggagaagaaagagggagaaaGAAGGTTCAGTTTCATGGAAGAGGGAAGGGAATTGGGGCTGTTCCCAAGGGCAGAGGGCCTCCCGGTCCTGGTTGGACGGGGGCGGGCTTCGATGTGGATGGTAGAACTTGACAAATGCCAGGTTTGACTttgttaattcttttttgttgcTCAGAAGATTTGGTTGCAACATTTACCATCCGAGCATTCTCAGTTGGTATTGTACCGCCACACTTTTGTATTTCCAGGTGTATGTTCAGTCACTGAGTTAAAACTCTCTTTGATATTTGTTtacttttaataaaataatttagatAACTTTTTATAACTCAAAACTCTTATCCTCTCAGATCAAAGACACCCTACTAATTAAAACTATTTTGCCTCTTTGGATGGATGGGATAATCCAGTAATGAGTGAAAGCTTCGAATGAAAGCAGGCCCTGAAGATTCATGGTGGCCTTTGggttttctaactttttttacTCTTATATTCTCGCACTGCTAAAATGGGATTTTGTCTTATTAGTTCCCTATTTTGACAAAGTTTCAATGCAGCCAAAAGAATCACCGATCAATTAGATTTCGCTTAGAATTacataaatttaataaaataaaattgcttTCCTACTTTCCTATTTTACTGCCGTATATAGTTGGGGTGATTGGTCCAGGGTGGGTAGATTTTATACCCGAAACCTTGAACTTACTCTGTTAGAATTATCGGTTCCCAATTTATGAAACATAGAACCTATCATGTTTTCCTTAGAACCGATTCTGAAACTTACTCTATTTTTCCAGTTCGATTTCAAGGTCTATCTTAGgacctgtatttttttttttttttttggttccttttttttatttcactttcTACAGAAAGATAATATGACAAAAATAGACGGGTTGATgcaattctcttttctttctctttttgttattcttctctcttttattcTACACCCACTTTATCGTTCCCAGATTTATGCTTTATTAAGTTTCAGAGCCAAAACGCTAAAATTATCAACATATATCCAGCTAGATCAGTATATTCAGAGACTAAGTTGTACTCAAACATTGGCCGCTCTTAATCATTTCCAGATTGCCTGTGGCCTCTCCATCACCATTAAACTCAATCCTCCGCAATAGCAACAATCAGGAAATAGACAGAAAATAGATTGAAGAAACAGACCGACACAAACAAGGAATCGACTCGAATCCGTTTACACACCATTGACCGACATCCATTACCACCGATACAAACATCCACGCGATagaacaaaaatatttgtgtCACGAGACTCACCTTGTTTTCCAACGGAGAATCGGTAGGCTAGGCACGTTGACGGTAAAGATGGGCCACAATTTGGAGTCGGTGAGCCGCAAAAGAAAGAGAGGCGGAGCTAGGATCGCCGtggacatatatatatatatatatatatatatatatatagagagagagagagagagagggaggaggaggaggactgcGCCAGTTCGCCGTGCGTGCAAAGAGGAAAGGAGTatcaaaaagagaaacagagaagaCTCGCAGAGGTTGAGgttaaaatgtaaataaaaaaaaaatataaactaggGTTTGTTTTAGCTTTATGAACCGATCCTAAAACAGGTTTTTCAAAATCGGTCCGCTCGGTCCGATTCTCGAGTGAGTATTCACTTGGAATTGGAAACCAGACCGATTCCCACCTATTTTCGAAATCGAGAACCAGACCTGTTTTCGGGGCTCCACTCTAGTATCCAGGTAGAACCGATTTGGTTGCACACCTCTCGTACGTTGGTCTCtaattttattcaattttttctctcattatcTATCTCCACCAGCTACTCTCTTTCTCTGACACTCCCACTCCCCATCGCAAGAATAAACATGTACTGTAATC
Protein-coding sequences here:
- the LOC115742608 gene encoding uncharacterized protein LOC115742608, producing the protein MATNPSLLPEIGPDGLAREAPVIAYTEKIIAEEQLQLKKYIEENYSKIRDVERELGNLSMEMKLTAGPKKAALELLRKKIEASTEKIRLAKLKEEEARKVWEAASKALKDEEAMKQKLCDDLSNLVQESSTSQFNRLEELKRRLEALNPSRTSVSSPQAAAPAPSVPHASGAGQAVDNSTHRENNGNGPSQQPSADGEERGRKKVQFHGRGKGIGAVPKGRGPPGPGWTGAGFDVDGRT